From Bacteroidia bacterium:
TTTCAGGAACTGATATTCCTTGCGCAGCTTTTGGGGATATTCATCCTGATATTCAGGCTTCAGGAGGCCAGCCTGGCCATATAGCAGCGCTTCCAACTGAAACAGGTTGTTTTTGTGTTTGCCCAGCACCCTGAGCGATAAACTGCGGGCAAGCTGCTCAAAGGCGAAGGCATTTACATTAAAGCCAAAATTCCGCGCCAGTTGCTGATAAAAGGTTTCGCTCCAGTCGTAGCGGTTTTGCCTGAGAACTGAAAGAATGTACCCGGCCTTTTCCTCTACCCGCTCCATGGCCATGCGCCCTGCCCAATGCGTGAGGGTGAATTCGTTTACCTGGCCGATCATATTCTCGCATGGAATAAAATCTTCATTGGATCGGAGATAGTCATATCGCTTCAGCAGGTGCGGAGAAATTCTTCGCTTCAGTTCCAAGGCAGGAATCTTCCCCACTCCGGTGTCTCCCAAATAGTCATGATTATACACTACATGAAGCACCACGTTATCGAAAGCCTTGTCGAGGTGATGCTGGTGCCGGTGCCAATCGGAACTATTGACGTGGATTTCCACATTTCCGGCCCAGGTGGTTGTGCCGATGCGAATGCGGGCATTAAAAAAGTCCGGACCCGAATCGTTATTGCGCTGACCAGGGTGAAGCACCTGTAGCCGCTCAGCACCTATGCGCAATTTGTCGTGGTCAAAAAGCTGGTACTTCCAGATGTGGTAAAGCAGTTCTTCATTCATTTCCCTGGAGGATTAAAAAAAGCGAATGGCTGCTAAAGATACTAAACTCTGTATTTCTGAAGCAAACTTTCCATTTCTTGTTGGTATTCCCTGGCTTTATCCTGTGCCTTTGCCGCAAAATCTTCTCCCGTTCCTGCGTAAAGAATGGCGCGCGAGGCATTTACCAGTAGCCCACATTCCGAAGTGAGTGCCGCTTCTGCCACAGCGCTAAGGCTGCCACCCTGCGCCCCCACTCCGGGAATAAGGAAAAAAGCATCAGGCGCCAATTTCCGGATGGTGGCCAATTCTGAAGGATGGGTAGCGCCCATCACATACATCAGTCTTTGATGTCCATCCCACTGCTGCGATCTTTTCAATATTAATTCAAACAGCCTTTCATTT
This genomic window contains:
- a CDS encoding DUF2851 family protein → MNEELLYHIWKYQLFDHDKLRIGAERLQVLHPGQRNNDSGPDFFNARIRIGTTTWAGNVEIHVNSSDWHRHQHHLDKAFDNVVLHVVYNHDYLGDTGVGKIPALELKRRISPHLLKRYDYLRSNEDFIPCENMIGQVNEFTLTHWAGRMAMERVEEKAGYILSVLRQNRYDWSETFYQQLARNFGFNVNAFAFEQLARSLSLRVLGKHKNNLFQLEALLYGQAGLLKPEYQDEYPQKLRKEYQFLKQKYGLQPLPGQMWKMMRMRPANFPTIRIAQFAQVVSQSTHLFTKILEVKEPKEVMQHFKVAASEYWDTHYSFGNPSARKTKKKTGDTAVKTIIINTIAPFLFAHGNAKKSLEHRERALSLLEHMKPEGNRILRKFEELGVPNGTASDSQALLHLKKEYCDKVRCLQCAIGNKLLHLSINEATG